DNA sequence from the Vanrija pseudolonga chromosome 7, complete sequence genome:
GGGCGGGCTCGCTACGTTCTGAGggcacgccgctgccactgcctGTCCTGGCGGGGTCGCGGTGAACTGGGACGCGGGGGCCGCGTACGTCGCATGCGCCTGGCTCTGCCATtgctggggctgctggggAGCGGGAGGGACGCGGTGAGGCCTTATTCTGGCCTGGTacggcagctgctgctggtccgggggcggggggacATAGTTCTGCGCTGCGTGGTGTCTTGGAGGCGGGGGGAGTGGTGCAGCAGCTGGCGCAATGGTCAGGCTGCCGAACGCGTTCGAGAGGCCATCGGCCGCGTTGTCGGgacgcggcgggggcggcggcccggTCGGGTGGTATGCTGGCGTGTAGTACGTCGGCTGGGGGTACGGCTGCTGgcctggtggcggcggcgggccgcctggctgctgcgcgtggTAGTGATACTGGTAGCTCATCGCGTCGACGCGAAGAGAGGAATGAATGCATcaacgacgcggccgcggtcGAGATATCAGCACATCTGGGAGTGGGCGATAGTAAAGTCTTGGCATGGCGGGCATGATGAAACACGCCGCGGTGCGGTGCGTGCCGCGGCTTTGATCACGGCACGGTGGGCAGCAGGTGGTAAGTGGCAGTGTCGCGGGATGGCAGCTGTGTAGCTCGCTACTGATGGATGAGACGCTGGCATCTTGCGTCGATGTCTTCACTTGTACTCCTACGGCTGTAAGAACCAGGACCCATGTCAACGAGTCTTTCGACCGCCACCTGCCGAAATTGAGTGGTATCGAGCGCGACGGGTACGAATGCGGCGTCTGCTCGCAGCGACGCGGCCATGCCAGTAGTCCGAGTCACGATACATAATAAGATGTGAGCGATTGCTACAACGATACACAAGTCATCTAAACACGGCCATACCCTCCGTACGCGTAGGCGCCGGCAGGTGGCTGGCCCAACGGAGCAATAACGAGCCACGGGCCCTTGACCTTCTTatccttgtccttcttgtccttcttctccttgcgcttctccttGCGCGCCTCCTTGCGATCCCGCTCGtgcgccttcttctcgcgcttgcggcgctccttgtcgagctccttctggagcttggcctccttcttgggGAGGTGGGAGTAGGAGGGCTCGGGCTCCGagtcggaggaggacgacgacgaagacgagcgCCGGCTGTTTCTGGCGTCCACTCCCGGGGTCGAGCCGGTCAACCTCGCGACCTCTGGCGAGAGCGGCTCGGGGGTCACGCCCATATGCCTGGCGGTCGCAcgctcgcccttggcgacgacgtacACGTCCAGCCCGCGCGGGCCGAAGAAGCGCTCCTGCCACGTCTCGATGGTGTCGACCACGACCGGCTCGTTGCGCCGCGCCATGCCCCGCACGATGGCCTTGGTGACAAAGTACCCCGTCACGCCCATGTGCATGGTGACAGGCGCGATGTTGGCcacgagctggccgccgcccgagaccTTGCCGGCCGTGAAGATATCTTCGAGGAAGCGGGCGTAGTCGGCGGCTGAGACGTCGTGCGCGGCCAGCACCGGGCCAAAGTAGTTGGGCTTGAAGCCCGCGCCGATGAggccgtccttgccgtccgGCTGGAGGATTAGCGGCGGGAAGGAcgcggtgggcgtgggcggggccTGGCGGCGGAAGGAGCGCGGCTCAGTCGCGAACGGCTGGCCGGCCGTGCGCGAGAGGCGCGACTTGACGCGCAGCATGAAGTCGATCTTGGGCAGGGCGCGCAGCGCATAGTCGGTGGCATTGGGCGCCCACGAGTCGTTGTGCGCAAGTGGGTTGTCGTACGCGGCCTTGGCTTGCGCGTAGACCGAGCCTTGGGGCgagccgtcctcgtccacgccggTGGGGGAGATGCGCGAGGTTGAGGGCGGGGAGTCACGGGTGGGTTGGGGCGGGTAGGACCGGGGAGGAGCGTACgagggctggggcggggcgtaCGAGGGCTGGGGTGCTGCGTACgagggctgcggcgcggaGTATGCCGGCggggcgtcgcgcggcgctgcgttcgagctgctcggcccggcgtagtacgccgacgagccctgGTAGTAGTTGCGGTTGTCGTTCTTGTCGTCGGGGTAGGACATGGTCATCATCGTATATGTGTGGagtggcggtgggggcgtTGGGCGATCTGCCTCCCCCCGTCCGTGCTGTTATATACGCGATCGCCGTCGTGTTTGCTATCGTCATGCGTCATGAGGACGGCGCTCACAATGTCGGGTTGAGGCCGAAAGACTGAAAGCCCCACAGTATCAGCCGGTGCAAGCGAACGCCGAGAATCGTCAGGCTGCAAGTAATGGATTAGGAAGGTTGTTTAATGCTCGAGTTCGGCGATGTCGTCTCATTACGTTCCTGCCACCTCGTCCTAATCACCTCCGTCTCAAGCGCCGAGAATCCTTCGCCGAGAGGTTGAATCGCCGAGAATCGGCGAATGGCCattctcggcgccgtcgtgggCTATAAAAAGAGGAGGCACGACGCGAGGCACTGGTGAGATCGTGGAGACGGCGTGCAAGATGTCCTCCAAGGCTGTGAGTAGTTGATGCACGAGGCGGTCGTTCGAACAGCCGTGGAGTGAACTGAACTCATGGTGGTCAAAACGCACCCAGGATGGTGTTGTGTTGCCCACCTTGCGGCTCGTCAACGAACGACCCGCCTCCGGTCGGCCCGCCAGCCGCAAGTCGGCCCCCGGCCGCAACGTCGCGGCGGTGCTCGCCCAGCCTCAAACCAAGTCCGACACGCGAATGCGATGCTCTCACCCTTCGGTCAGGTGGAAGCAGCGCCGCTGATTCCTGGAACCTGCCCAGGGCTCGCCACGGCGGGGCTGTGGCGCTCACAGCCCCGCAGAGCACTGCGGATAAGGAACAATGGGCAGGGGTGCCCGCGCCGAAAGGCTTGGCATCGAGTCGGTCACCCGACGCTGGACTTTGTTTAATTAAGTCGTGTGCTCGGGTGAGGATCTTGTTGTTGATGTGCTCGACAACATCATGTACGGCGGACCTGGATACGGACAACCTCAGCAACCACAAGGTTGGGGACAGGCGCCGCCTGTGCCGCCTGGACGGCCGGACGCGTTCCATCAGCAGCAAGGATACGCGGCGCCGCAACAGCAGTacccaccacaacaacaacaacaacaatacCATCAGCAGTACCCCCAGCACCATCAGCAGCCATATCAGCAGCCATATCCTCAGCAAGGAGGCCACCAGCCGTACCAGCAACCGTACCAGCATGGGGGATACCAGCAGCCCCCACCTGCTCAGGGGTACGCGCCTCCTCCACAACATCACGCGCCGACGCATCCTCAGCAACACTTCACCGCGCCCCCAGCCCAGTTCTCTGCACCCCCACAACAGCTCCGCCTCCCGCACGCCTTCACACTGCCCACGCTCGCGCACGTGCACCCCCCAGTGGGGCATTACGAGCGCTTCATCGCCAAGACGAGCACGACACTGTGCTTCAAGGACGACATGGTGACCAAGCATATTAACGATCTGACCGTGCGCGACGCGTACGGGGATGTGTTCTTCCAGCTCCCTTCGCGTGGGAATACCGGGTTCATCAACGGCAAGCCGAATGATCGTGAGTGAGATGTAGTGGGAGGGTATAAGTGCGAGCTGACGTGCCCAGGCCTGACCGACGCCCATGGCGCCATCATCTTCCGCATCGACAACAAGGAACAGCTGCACAAGAAGCAGTATGTCGGCAGTGATCCGAACGGCGTGGAGGTGttccgcgccgcgacggtgCCAGTGGCCAGTAAGTGCAgcacagcgacgacgacgacggcgacagcgttGACACGACCCAGTCAAGGGCCCGAGGTACAAGGTCACCTTCACCAACAAGTTTACCGGCCAAAAGTCGAGCATcaccgtcgacggcaagatcGGGGACACGTGGAAGGACCAGCGGTGCGACTTCCTCCTGCCAGACAAGACGGTCATCGCGACGCTCCTCCgcaagggcagcggcgcgaagCGGCTCgtggaggaggtcggcgactgGACGACCAACCACGACGCGACGTACAGCGTGACCGTCGCGCCGGGTGTCGACCTGGCCTTCATGGCCGCGGTGAGCATCGCGCTCAACCAGATTCGCAAAGAGAGGCGGGCATGGGGCTCGTGGGCGAGGGCTTGGGGCTGTTATAGGCGACTTGACTTCTCATGCTACATTGTACTAGTACACAACTACTACTCGTGGCGCAGACGCACCATCAGCGGCATCTGCGgcccgacctcctcctcgccttcgACGGCGGGCCGTTGCACGAACAGCCACTTGCGGCGGATTTTCGGCTTGGACGGCAGCATCTCGAAGCGGTAGTGCCGCACGAGGACAAAGATGGCCGCCTTCATCTCGGTCACGGCGAAGCGGTACCCGATGCAGTTACGCACGCCGCCGTAGAACGAAAGAATGTTGCCATACACGCCCGGCACCTTCTCCGTCGGGCCGGCAATATGGCGGTCGGGGTTGAACTCCCTCGCGTCGGGCCCCCAGAGCTCGGTTGACGCGTTGACGTGGGACagggctgcggcgcgagtGAGCGTGTGTTGTGGCTATCACCACCACGGTTGTACTTACCGAAGAGGATCTGCGTGCCCTTGCGCAGCTGGACACTCTCGACcagcttgccgtcgcgcCCTGGGACAGGGTTGCCCACCGGCAGCGTCACGTCCTCGATGGGCACGCGCGAGTTGGCGATGACGGGCGAGTCGAGGCGgagcacctcgcgcacgcAGTTTTCAAGGTATGGCAGGGCGGAGAGCTGGTCGCTGGGTGTGTGTCAGTAGGAGGACATGCGACGTGGGACGACTAGGACAACGTACTATGTCGGCCGGTCGTCGGGCACGGCAGCCACCTCGGCATACAGCTTCTCCTGCGCCTCGGGGTTCTgcgcgagccgctcgaggaggaacgcaagcgtcgtcgacgtcgtctcGTGCCCCGCCACGAGGAACGTGGCCacctgcgcgacgacctcgtcgtcgcttaACCTCTGGTCTGCGGGGACGTCGGGGGACGTGTTGGCCCGCACGAGAAGCGAgaggaggtcgcgctcgcgcgtcgaggggtCGCTCGTCCCCGCGGCCTCTTTCGCCAccgcggccttcttctcgcgcagcagctTGACGCTGTTCTTCCTCGCGATGGCTACGTTGGTGCGCATGACGGTCTGGCGCTTGGTCGGCTAGAGGCGGGGGAGGTCAGCCGACGTCCTACCTCGGGCTCTGCTCTCTCCGCAGGCCACGCAGCCACTCACAATGTATCTCAAGATGGGGAACAGCATCTCGATCATGATCCACGGCGTGATCTGGGGCTGCTGCGTCGCCATGGCCTTGTACGCCCTTGCGAGCTCGTTATCCACGTTGTGCAGGGaaccgagctcgacattcATGCCAGCAatgccgagcacgtcgagcgcgaaGCGGTTGAACCAGCGGAGCGTCTCAAACTTGAGCCCGTCAGTCCCCTGggcggccttgtcgacgtcgttggGCGGGGTGACGGTCGGGCCGTCGTTGGGCGCGaggcccgccgcggccgggtCGCCGCCGGACGCGATGAGCTGGGCCCATatcttgtcgagctcgtacGCCTTGTTCCAGAACTCGGGCATGAGGTTCTTGATCTGCACTGGCCCAAAGGCGGGGTTGAGcacgcgccgctggcggcggtgcgtcgcgccctcggccgtgaTGAGGCCCGCACCGAGGAGGTTGTtgagcacgcgcgccgacgcgggcaCCTTGACAAAGTCGTAGCCGTTCTTGAGCACATAGTTGATGGTCGTCAGGTCGCTCGTGATCATGGCCTGCGTCGTGCCGAACGCCGTGTACCGCACGTTCTTGCCATACTTCGTAAACCACTCGGTGTGTCTCTGGCCCACGAAGCCCTTGATGATCTCGAGGCTGCTCCCCCAGAGCCAATGCGAAGGTGCCGGCCCGGGCAGGTTGACAAACGACGGGTAGTGCGGCGGCCTCCGGAGGAAGAGGAACGCCgagagcgcgacgagcagcacagCGACCCCGACCATGCCGGCCGGGCTgttgagcgccgccgacgcggtgcgcagctcgcgcgctgcAAACTCGCTCACGTTGGCAGGGAGCGTGAACTGTGCTTGGAGGATGGACATGGTcagtggcgacgaggagcagggcCTGCATTGCGCGGGGGGCGGCCTTGGACTGCTTAAGTAGTGGCTTCGCGGGAATCGGCTTGTCCGGGCATGTGACCGGCAACCACTTGGTGTCACTTGGAGCCATCCACCTCCCCTCGGACGATATGGGGTTGGAGCCCCCTCGGTAGACCTTTACGCTCGACGCTAACAGCACCAATGGCCGCCGAATGGCGCCCGGAGTGCAGAGGGGCTCGCAGAAGTGCAGCAGCAAGACCAGACGCGTGTCGCTTCACGCAGTTGCACGTCGCAGAGTCGTTTCATGTCGTCATGGGTGCGTCGAGCTGCCTGCCTCGAGGGACTGCAACGGGGCACCAGGTTCACTCATCCACAAATTCGCTTCACATCTCGCATCCCACTGGATCTGTCGTCGTCCAGATCCTCGACGCAGTCACGAGACGCCGCTCTCGGTGACGAGGTCGCCCACCGGCCCCCGAAGCGACTCGGAGTTGTATGAGAGGGCGAGACAAGATGCGGTGTGTGCGACTTGGCGGGCGGAGGTACCATGTCGAGAGGTGGTTCTTCGCCGCTGGAGAAGAGGCAACGGGCGCCGGCGACTCAAGCACCAGATGCACCACACTCTCGACAGCCTCGCAGAGCCTTAGTATGCACACACTGCACGACGATCCACAGTTGAGCAATCGCAGCGATCCCTCCTGATGCCCTACATACATGTCGCTGAGCTGATAAGGGCCGGCCAGTCGGCCCcgcatcctcatcctcggcaaGAACCGGCATGACGTCGGATCCCTCCCGCGACCCAGAGATCCATCTCGCTTGGCATTGCCCACATCCTCATTCATGGTCGGCCTGTGTCTAAGCTACAAGTATCTCTTCTGGACGCGGCGAGTGGGCGAGCCGCGCCCCTTGGCCGACGGCATCGAGCGCACATGGCTCCCCACGCCCTctggcgagctggagctcctctccgccggcgctggcgccagcgccggctcCGCGTCCCCGCCCATCCTCTTCGTCCACGGCGGCatgggctcggcgtgggTATGGACCGACTTCATGCTCTTCCTCGCTGCGCACGGCATCCGGTCCTACGCTATCAGCTTGCGCGGGCACGGGGACTCGTGGGCGCCAGGGTATTTGCGCATGGTGTACCTcacccctcggcgcgcgttCGAGGACGACCTTGTGTCGGCAGTGGAGGCCGTGCAAGCTGCCCatggcgacgtcgtgctgGTCGGGCACTCGGCTGGCGGGGGCCTCAGCcaggccgtgctcgcccaAGGGCGCGTCAATGTCTTGGGCCTCGCGCTGGTCGACGCGATTCCGGGGTACGGGAGGTGAGTTgccttctcggccggcgGGGCTGACGCCAGCGCAACGGTCAACGCCAACTGGATGGCGCTGGACAGGTGGTTCGTCTTCCGCCTTCTGTTCTGCCACTTTGGCCATCCAAACTCGGCCCTCTCGCACCCCTTGCTCACGCTGCGCGCGTTCTTCGGCTCCAAGTTCCCCCTGGAGAGGGTGTACCCCTTCCAAGACCACATGGCGCGGTACGAGTCCCTCCAGTGGCCGTTCAGCATGCTCCGGAGTTTCGCTCCCGCGCAGGACGTGCTCGCCCATGTGAAGGGGAAGAgggtgctcgtcctcgctggcgacgaggacgcgctcaTGACGCCTGAGGTGACGCGGCAGACCGCGGCGTActacgccctcggcggcggcgtgactACCGAGTTTgtgggcggcgctgggcatCATCTGCAGAACGACGTGcagtgggaggagggggccGCGAGGCTGCTCGAGTGGTACAGGGCACTGTAATGTACGCGATGACCATGTCTCCGCTGACCCTCTCTACAGCTCGGTGTAATGCCAATATTGCTCACTACTCGTCCACCTCTGAAGGAGGCCGGTATCTACAGTGCGTCCAGAAAACTTCATAGCCTGTCCTCACGGGGCGCATCCCTGCGTGAgggtcctcctcctcctgctcgtcgctcgcAACGGTGGATGAGCGAGCAGGGGACGCAGGGGAGCGGCGCCGTGACCGACGAGGGGACTCCTCGCCCCGATCTCGGCGGACGCTGGATCGACGAGGGGACTCTTCCACGAGAGCCGCCGTGTCAGGACATGTGCGCCTGAGCTCATCGTCCGGGTGCCATGGATTCTGATTACGTGGAGTGAAGGCGGCAAGCGTGCTCGTGTGCAAGCTATCCACAAACCTGACGCACCACGTCGACTTGTCGGCGGCTGGGATCAGCGCGGCTCTGACCATGACTTACTGATCAAGTAACGCGTCCGACAACCAGTCCGGATCGCGATAGCCCGGATCTCACACATGTCCCACGGCGTGTCGCGGTGCCAGTACACCTCGAGAAACCCACCCAACAAGCGTGCTTCGAGTCCGCGCCCCAGCTCCGGCATCTCACTGggcatcggcctcggcctcgacggcacATCGAAGGACGTGACGAACGTGTGGATTATCGCCTGGAGAAGCTGGTGCAGCATGACGATTGCGCAGAGCACTGTGGTGTGTTGACGGTCGCCATCAAGGCCGAGAATGGGCTGCGGGGGTCAGACTTGGCGCAGCACGGGTACGAGTGTGTCGACCAGCGGAGCGGATGGCCTCCATCACCGTCTACGTACCAACCCTGCCAGGAGCGATTCCCACAGGTAGATCCTCGATGGATCAGAGGGAACGACATGGCCCCAGTCGCCAGACTGCCGTTAGCGATTCCAACCCCCACCTACGCGTTGCAGTGACTCGAGTGCGCTGCGGCCCTATCGGCTCGCtccgccgaggcgaggctcGAGTGCTCAGGCGTCGCTCGAAGAGCGACG
Encoded proteins:
- the SPBC1198.03c gene encoding putative protein, whose protein sequence is MMTMSYPDDKNDNRNYYQGSSAYYAGPSSSNAAPRDAPPAYSAPQPSYAAPQPSYAPPQPSYAPPRSYPPQPTRDSPPSTSRISPTGVDEDGSPQGSVYAQAKAAYDNPLAHNDSWAPNATDYALRALPKIDFMLRVKSRLSRTAGQPFATEPRSFRRQAPPTPTASFPPLILQPDGKDGLIGAGFKPNYFGPVLAAHDVSAADYARFLEDIFTAGKVSGGGQLVANIAPVTMHMGVTGYFVTKAIVRGMARRNEPVVVDTIETWQERFFGPRGLDVYVVAKGERATARHMGVTPEPLSPEVARLTGSTPGVDARNSRRSSSSSSSSDSEPEPSYSHLPKKEAKLQKELDKERRKREKKAHERDRKEARKEKRKEKKDKKDKDKKVKGPWLVIAPLGQPPAGAYAYGGYGRV
- the FUM15_6 gene encoding Cytochrome P450 monooxygenase FUM15, whose amino-acid sequence is MSILQAQFTLPANVSEFAARELRTASAALNSPAGMVGVAVLLVALSAFLFLRRPPHYPSFVNLPGPAPSHWLWGSSLEIIKGFVGQRHTEWFTKYGKNVRYTAFGTTQAMITSDLTTINYVLKNGYDFVKVPASARVLNNLLGAGLITAEGATHRRQRRVLNPAFGPVQIKNLMPEFWNKAYELDKIWAQLIASGGDPAAAGLAPNDGPTVTPPNDVDKAAQGTDGLKFETLRWFNRFALDVLGIAGMNVELGSLHNVDNELARAYKAMATQQPQITPWIMIEMLFPILRYIPTKRQTVMRTNVAIARKNSVKLLREKKAAVAKEAAGTSDPSTRERDLLSLLVRANTSPDVPADQRLSDDEVVAQVATFLVAGHETTSTTLAFLLERLAQNPEAQEKLYAEVAAVPDDRPTYDQLSALPYLENCVREVLRLDSPVIANSRVPIEDVTLPVGNPVPGRDGKLVESVQLRKGTQILFALSHVNASTELWGPDAREFNPDRHIAGPTEKVPGVYGNILSFYGGVRNCIGYRFAVTEMKAAIFVLVRHYRFEMLPSKPKIRRKWLFVQRPAVEGEEEVGPQMPLMVRLRHE